The nucleotide sequence TATAAATATATTAATATTTATAATTTGAAGGTATTATTACTTTATTTATTTTATTGTTCCATTTGCTTTCCAAGGAATGATGCAGCAGTTTCTGCCATTTTTGTTTCAAGATCTCCAAACTGGACTCCCTCATCACTTGAAAAAATAATTACTGCCCCTACTGCATCACCTTCTGCAAGTATAGGGGATATGATTTGTGCCTTGTATTTATCTAAGGAATCATCTCCATCGTATACAGGAATGCTCTTACCCTCCTTTGACATATTAAATGTCTTCCTTTGATCCATTACAGTCTCTATTTCATTGCTGATTCTCTTATCATTATACTCTTTTTTAGCACCACCACTTACCGCTATTATGCCATCTCTATCACATATGATAACCGTGTGACCAATAGATGCATTAAGAGATTCAGCATATTCTTTTGAAAAATCACTCAATTCATTTATTGGAGAATATTTTTTTAGAATTACTCCCCCTTCTCTATCTGTAAATATTTCTAAAGGATCCCCTTCTCTTATTCTAAGAGTTCTCCTTATTTCTTTTGGTATTACAACTCTCCCCAAGTCATCTATACGTCTAACAATACCTGTTGCCTTCATATTATTCCCTCCTAAGTTTATGTAAAATATTTTTACATTTATAGTATCCAACTTATCTTGAAATTTTATGCACATACATTTACTTATTTTTCATAGGATAAAATTCAAATAAAAAAACGAGAAGATAAATCTATATTTCACCATAAAAAAGCAGAAATACTCGCTAGAGAGTATTTCTGCTTTTTATTGATAAAATGAGTTTAATCTTCTCATCTTCACAATTTATATTACCTATTTGTTTGCATTACATAAGGTTTTTTTCATTTTTGTCTATATTAGCTTGACTTTCCCATTTCTTTAATGTTTTTTGATATACGCTTTTTTGTTTAGTGCTTAAAACAGTTTGTTTAATATCATCTTTAACGCTGTTAAAATCTTTTACTGGATATTCTGTTTTCTTTATACACTTTATTACATGCCATCCAAATTGAGTGTGTACAGGAGCACTAACTTGATTATCATTTAATTTTAAAGCTGCTGCCATAAAAGTTTTATCATAGTTACTGTCATTTTCCTGAATGTCTCCTAAGTCTCCACCCTTTTCTTTTGATCCATCTGTTGAGACTTGCTTTGCTACAGTTGCAAAATCCTCTCCTTTATCAATTCTTGCCTTTACAGCTTTTGCTTCTTTTTCAGTTTTAACTAATATATGTGCTAAATGTACTGTATTAGGGCTTTGTGTATATGAATTTTTATGAGAATCATAATACTTCTTTGCCTCATCATCAGACACCTTAACATCTTTTACTACTTGCTGTATCAATTTATTAGAAATAGCTCTATTTTTTAACTGATCTTTAAATTCAGCTACTGTATATCCATATTGTGATAACTGACTTTTAAATTCGCTTTCTGTCTTAAATTCTTGCTGATATTGAGCATATACATCATCTACATTTGTTTTAATTTCATCCTTAGTCAAAGTTATTTTCTGATCTTTTGCCTTCTTTAAGAATATTTTTTGATCAATAAGACTTGTAAGGATCTGTTCCTTTTGTTTTTTTAGTGCCGCAACTGCTTCTTCATTTTTTTCATAACTATCTCCATACTGAGATTTTAATTGCTCAACAGTACCTTTTGCTAATTTGTCAATTTCCCCCCTAGTTATAGTTTGGTTTCCATAGATTGTTGCAACCACCTTTGAGTTTATAGCCTCAGGTCTTTTTTCTACCATGCTACATCCCACAGCAGAAAAAGTGAACATACCCACTAAAAGTGCAGTAGCTATTTGTTTTGCGCTTTTCATTTTTATACCCCGCTTCTTATATTTTGTTTTTTTACAGGTATTTAGTTTAGATTTCACCATGCATCGATTCTGCAAACCTTAGAATATGCATAATTGAAACTCCTTACTAGAACCCGCATATTAAATTGTAAACTTATTTGTTTAACTTTTTTTGTTTTTCCAAATAAGATTATAAGCCATTTTTAACATTTATTATTTTTTAACTTATAACTATAATTTTACCATAAATTTAATTTGTTTCAACTAGAGATTTCATATATTTTAAGAATTTTTGTAAATTTTCTAACATATCTTCCCTCTTTACATCTTTTAAATTATACAAAATCACTGGATTATCGCCCATTTTAAACAAAATAGACTTACTGTAATTCTTAAGCAGTCCATTTATTAATTTTTTATTAACTCTGTCGTTGCTCTCAAATTTAATTTCAAGCTGAGTCATTTTATCCTTTATTTCCAGAATACCTAATTGTCTACCTATACTTCTTAAATAAGCTATAGTCATAAGATTATTAACTGACTGTGGTATTGAAGAAAATCTATCTTCAAGCTCTTCTTTTACATCCATCATTTCTTCGTAGGAATCTATTGCTGCTATCTTCTTATATATTGATATTTTCAAAGTTTCATCTTCAATATATAAACTTGGTATATACGCATCTACTTTTAAATCCACAGTGGTTTCAACAGGTTCATTTTGAATTTCACCTTTTATTTCCTTTATAGTATCTTCTAACATTCTACAGTATAAATCATATCCTATAGTAGCCATATGTCCATGTTGTGCAGATCCCATTATATTTCCAGCGCCTCTTATTTCGAGATCTCTCATTGCAATTTTGAATCCGGATCCCAGTTGAGTAAACTCTTTTATTGCTTTAAGCCTCTTCTCTGCAACCTCTGTTAAAATTTTATCTTTCTTGTAAGTAAAATAAGCATATGCCATCCTATTTGTTCTACCAACTCTTCCTCTAAGCTGGTAAAGTTGAGAAAGCCCCATCTTATCAGCATTATAAATTATAAGGGTGTTTACATTTTGTATATCAATTCCAGTCTCTATTATAGTTGTACAAAGTAATATATCATAATTTCCTTCCATAAAATCAATCATTACTTTTTCAAGTTCTCTTTCAGACATCTGCCCATGAGCTATTGCAATTCTAGCTTCCGGTATAAGCTTCCCTAAATTAGCAGCCATTTCCTTTATTGACTCCACCTTATTGTACACAAAGAATACTTGACCATCTCTTCCAATTTCCCTCATTATCGCATCTCTTATTAATTGATCATTGTATTCTACTACATAAGTTTGTACCGGATATCTTTCTTCTGGAGGCGTTTCAATTACGCTTATATCTCTAACTCCTGTAAGTGACATATGAAGAGTTCTTGGTATAGGAGTTGCTGATAAAGTTAAAACATCTATATTCTTCTTAAATTTCTTAAGCTTTTCCTTATGAGAAACTCCAAATCTTTGCTCCTCGTCTATTATAAGAAGTCCCAAATCCTTAAAAGTAATTTCTTTATTTAAAATTCTATGAGTTCCTATTATTATATCAATGTTTCCTTCTTTTAAGGCTTTAAAAGTTGCCTTCTGTTGAGCTTGACTTCTAAACCTACTTACCATGTCTACCTCGACAGGAAAATCCTTAAATCGTTTTTTAAAATTATTATAATGCTGTTCTGCAAGTATTGTTGTTGGTACAAGAAAAGCCACTTGTTTCCCATCCATAACTGTTTTAAAGGCAGCTCTTATGGCGACTTCTGTTTTACCGTATCCAACGTCTCCACATATAAGCCTATCCATGACTTTTCCACTTTCCATATCATTCTTTATTTCATCTATTGCAAGAAGTTGATCTTGTGTTTCATTATATGGGAATTCTTCTTCAAACTGCTTTTGCCAAACAGTATCCTTTGAATATTTAAAACCATTAACAGTTGTCCTTACTGCATATAATTTTACAAGTTCCTCAGCTATCTCATTTATGGACTTCCTAACCTTATTTTTAGCCTTAGTCCATTCACTACTTCCAAGCTTATTTACCTTAGGTACCTTACCTTCGCTTCCTATATACTTTTGTACTAAATCAAGTTGTTCTACTGGTACATACAATTTATCATCAACTGCATAGCTAAGCTCTAGATAATCTTTCTTATGCCCTTGAACTTCAAGCTGCTTTATGCCTTTGAATACACCAATACCATGATTAACATGTACAATATAGTCGCCAGGTTTAAGCTCTGTAAAGCTTTTAATCTTTCCTACACCTTTTTTATTTTTTCTTTTCTCTTTCTTCTTTTTAGCTGTTCCAAATATCTCCTTATCCGAAATTACACATAGCCTTATCTCCGGATACCTGAAACCTCTAAGCTGACTTCCAGGTGATATGACAACCTCCCCATAATCTACATTAAGAATGCTGTCTTTATACACACTCTCGATTCCCCTATCACCAAGCGTCTCAACAAGCCTTTGTCCCTTAGATTTTGTTCCACATAATATAACCGTTCTATACTTTTCCTCTTTCAATTCCTTTATATCATTAATGAGCAGATCCATTTGTCCCTGATAACTTGAAAGAGTGATTTCTTCAAATGCTATTCCAGTCCTAAAGTTATTATTAGCTGCTCTTCCTATAGATTCTAAGTTTATTCTTTTTTCTGTTTTTAATATTTCATATATATTTTCCTTAGAAACTATTATATTACCTTGCTTTGGAAGGATATCTCCTCTTTCAAGGAAGTTTTCATAATTTTGCTCAAATTCACAATATACACTATCTATCTTTCCTTTACATCTTTCATAATTGTCTACAAAAATGATAGAGTTCTTAAGATAATCAAAAAAACTAGATGTATTATCATAAAAATATGGAATAAAAGTATCTATAGTTTCAAATCCAGCTCTTTCTTTTAAGGCTTCAAGATTATACTCCATGGTTTCTTTAAGCTTATTATAGCTTTCTTCATTATTGCCCTTAAGTCTATCAAGCGACTGATTCAATTCATCTTTAATAGCCTCATATCCTTTATTCAATGCTTCATCAGTAAGTATTATCTCTTTTGCTGGGAAAACTTCTATCTTATTTACCTTTTCTATACTCCTTTGTGATTCAGTATTAAAACTTCTTATTGATTCTATTTCGTCACCAAAAAATTCAATTCTATAAGGAACATCATCTATAGGAGAATATATATCCACTATACCTCCCCTAATAGAAAATTGTCCCTTAGCATCTACACTTTCAACATGCTCGTATCCACATTGAACCAACTTTTTTTGAAGTTCTTTTGCCTCAACCGTATCACCTAAGGTCAGTTTAAAGGTATATTCTTTATATAACTCTACAGGCAAATAAACCGCTGCTAAGTTTTCAACAGAGGTTACTATTATTTTCTTACCTCTAGACATCATTTTTCTTATAACCTTTAATCTTTCCCACCTTAAATCTCCAGATACAGCATATATATTATAAAAGACAACTTCTTTTGTTGGAAGATAATATACGCTTTGTGTGTAAAATAATAGATCTTCATATATCTTCTTAGCTTCCGAGTCACTGTCTGTAATCACCAAAAAAGGGTTGTCTAATTCTTCATACAACCCACTTATTAAATAACTTTTTCCCGATTCAGAAATTCCGGACAATTCCATAGGAAATTCATTACTTTTTATTTTATAAATAGCATCTTGAAATTTATTACTACCTTTCAGAGGATGCATAAGCCCATCAAGTCTCATTTTAACACCTCTTAAATTATTATAACTTTAAGCCGTTAAATTTATTCATAGCATTTTGTACACCATCTACTACCATACATTCAACTGCTTCTGTAACTATATTTAAAACTTCTTCTATCTTCTTTCTTTCATCTTGACTAAATTTTCCCAAAACATAATTCACAAGGTTTTCAGTAGGTTCACCTACCCCTACCTTTACTCTAGGAAACTCTTCAGAGGATAAGTGAAGCACTATGTTTTTTATGCCATTGTGTCCTCCTGCACTTCCTTTGGTTCTTATTCTTATTTTTCCAACATCAAGACTTATATCATCATATATTACAACTATATTTTCCTTGTTAATTTTATAATAATTTGCAGCCTCTACCACACTTTCTCCACTTAAATTCATGTATGTATACGGTTTTAATAAAATTACTTTTTCACCATCTATAATTCCTTTTCCGTATAAACCTTTAAAACCTTTTTTATCTATACTTATATTGTGCTTAGCTGCAATATTTTCAATGGCATCAAAACCCATGTTATGCCTTGTATGCTCATATTTTAAACCTGGATTTCCAAGTCCCACTATTAAAAACAATTGTTATCACTGCTTTCTTTTAATTTTCAATACTTATATTATGAAGATAATAAAAAAAACTGTCAACAATTAATTTATATTTTAAAGCTTCAACAAACAAAGCTTTAAAGTAAAAACTAAGAGTGACAACTTGTAATTATAATCACTTTGCATTAATCATCTTTACTCATATTCTCGGTCAATGTTATTTGAATCTTAACTATTTTTCCATTTCTATTAACTTTGCACGGTACTTTATCGCCTATCTTACTACTACTAACTATACTGCCAATATCATTAGTAGATAATATTCTTTGACCATTTAATTCTAAAATTATATCGCTTGGTCTTAATCCTGCTTTTGCAGCTCCACTTCCTGGCACTACTTCCTTAACATAAACACCCTTCATATTATCTTGGGACCTTACCTTAATATCTCCTCCCACTATACCAACAAAGGGCTTTATAACCTTTCCATTCTTCATTATCTGATCTATTATATCTTTAACTTGATTTATGGATATAGCAAATCCCATACCTTCAGAATTATACTGTGAGCCAATTTTAGAACTGTTTACGCCTATAACTTCACCCTTTTCGTTACACAAAGCTCCACCGCTATTTATTTGATTTATTGATGCATCTGTTTGCAATACTTTGTAACTTGAACCTTGAGTATTTGCATCATCCTGAAGCTTTAAATTTCTGTTTGCGGAACTCACTATTCCAGCTGTTACAGAACCAGAAGCTTCATTTCCAAGAGAACTTCCTATTGCTATAGCAAGATCACCTGCTCTAACCTTGGAAGAATCCCCAAAAATCGCAGTAGGCAAATTGTGACTATTGACTTTTATTATAGCTATATCAGATGCACTATCGAAACCTACAAGACTGGCTTCAATTTCTTTTCCAGCTTTTGCATTTGACAGTCTCACAAGTACCTTATTTGCTCCATTTATCAAGTGGTAATTTGTAACTATATATCCATCTGATTTAAATATTATACCTGAACTGATAGTTTGCTCTTCTCCATCAGAACCTGCATCGTTTGAATTAATTATGCCAACTATAGATGGACCAACCTCTTCTGAAACTTTATTTACTGAATTTGTTGGAACACTGCTGTTCCCTATAACAGATTTTTTTTCTTGAAACATAGGAGTGTTGCTCTTTTCTGCTAGCTCATAGTATCTTGTATTTACAACATATGTGGCAGTTATTGCACCGGATAACGCAGAAATTGTTATAAAAGATATAAATTTCAGCACCTTATTTAATCTAAGTTTATTTCTACTTCTAAAATTAATATTTCCCTCATTCCCATTTGAATTGTTCATATTAACTTCCTTCCAAGATACATCCTTTATTTCATTTTTATCGTTGAACAATCAGTGCACCCCCATACACATTATTTGTTATAGTAAAGACATTTCCGGCATATATATCACATCTTTTACCCTTCAGTAAACTACACTTTTCAATGAGATTGATTTCTTTATTATTATATAGTTAATTGTTTAATTAACTGTGAATAAACTGTAATAAATTCGATAAATTGCTTTTATATTTATTTGGCCAACTTTAATGTAAAGGTAAATTCCACTCCACCTTCTTTTTTATTTATAACATTTATATCCTGCCCGTGCTCTGTAAGTATACTCCTTACTATAGGCAGTCCGAGTCCTGTGCTCATTTTAGTAGTTCTAGCTTTATCAGATTTATAAAATCTATCCCATATATGATTAAAATCCTCTTCAGGGATTTGTGGCCCATTATTATATATTGTTATATATGCTTTATTATATCTTTCTTTTGTAGATATCTTAATCTCGCCTTCAGCATATACGTATTTAACAGCATTATCTATCAAATTAGTAACTACTTGACTTATCCTATCCTTGTCAGCTATAACATATACTTTATCGTTATTAAAGCATACATCTACATTTAATTTTTTTTCTTTTATTTTTGTTTCGAATTTAAGAACAGTAAATCTTATTATCTCATTTATATCAATTTTAGTTAAGTTAAGCTTAAGGTGACCTGCCTCTATTGAAGATAAATCCAATAAGTCATTTACTAATCTAGTAAGTCTATTTATTTCATCATAGGTAAGCGATAGATAATATCTTTCCTTTTCTTTTGGAATAACACCATCAAGCATACCACCAATAAATCCCTTTATTGAAGTTATTGGAGAACGTATTTCATGTGATACATTTGATATAAATTCTCTTCTGTTTTTTTCAGATTTTTCAATAGCATTTGCCATAAAATTAAAGGATTCACCGAGTTCACCTATTTCATCATTGGACTCAATGTTTACCCTCTTTTCTACTTCTCCTTTAGCTATTTTTCTAGCAACATCATTTATATTCTTTAAAGGACTTATTATTATCTTTTGGGAGAAGTAGTATATAATTATGCATGCTGCAATTATTGCAATTATCGCCGAAAACCAAATTATCTGATAAACCCTATTAACAGAATGCTTTACCTCTGATGCTGGAGTAGCTATCATTATAACTCCCTCAAAGGATTTATTAAAAATCATAGGTATCTCATATAATCTAACAGGCTTTTTAAATATTTCACTATAGTCAACAGTTTTTTCTATAGCCTCTTGATTCTTAGCTATCTCATTCAAATCTTTAGTATTAACCTGCGTTCCAACTAAGTAATCATATTTTGGGTTTGAAACAGCATACACGTAGCCATACATATCCATAACAACTATGTCTGCTCCTATGTCCGTATTTATATACGCAACTACTTCCTTTAATGTTTCATTGACCCTTGCCACCGACATATTGCCTTCTATATATTGAAATGCAACAGCCTGAACATACTTGGCTTCTGTAGTGATTTGACTTCTTTTTTGGGAAAAATAAAAATTTTGAAACCAAAACGATAGCACAGCAGAAGTCACAACAAAACTTATTGCAATAATGCCAGTATATGTTGCTATCATTTTTGAGAAAATTCCCTTTCTCATTATTTCACCTCAAATTTATATCCAACACCCCAAACAGTTTGAATATCCCATCCATTACCTTCATGAAGTTTTTCTCTAAGCCTTTTAACATGCACATCCACTGTTCTTGAATCGCCTGGGTAATCATATCCCCATACTTCACAAAGCAATTGTTCACGTGTAAAGACCTTGTTCTTGTTATTCGCAAGATAATAGAGAAGTTCGAACTCCTTAGGTGGCATCTTGATATCTTTTTCATTATATATTACTGTATATGAACCCATATCTATTTTAAGTCCATTAAAATTCAATACTTGGCTTGATACATTTTCAGAATTAGCTCTTCTTAAGACTGCTTTAACTCTTGCTACTAATTCTTTTGGTTCAAATGGTTTCACTATGTAATCATCTGCTCCAAGTTCTAATGTTAAAACCTTATCAAAAGTTTCTCCTTTAGCTGTAAGCATTATAACAGGCGTATTGTCCGCTTTTCTTATCCACTTTAAAACATCTATACCATCTTCTTGTGGAAGCATTATATCAAGTAAAACAATATCAGGTTTATACTCTACAAACACATTCTGTGCGCTTTTTCCATCATTGGATATTTTTGTAGCATACCCACTGCTTTCAAGATATAATTTTATTACTTCACATATATTTTCATCATCATCCACTATTAAAACCTTAGCTAATGAACTATCCATAATACTCCTCCTAAACATTCTTCGTATAGGAAACCAGCTGGTCTATTAACTTATAACTTCATAAGTTAAGAATCTTTTTGGTTACCATTCATAGATTTAAAATAATTACTTATCTTTTAATGTTACACATTTTCTGCTTCAATTATCTATTGAGCAGTATTTATTTATAGCACCCATAATAATAATTTAACACATTTTTTCAACTTAATCACTATTGTTACAAAATGTTAACTAATAGAAACTTATTATATTGAGTATAAAATAAGAGTGCTCAAAATATTTTTAATACTCTTGAGCACTCTTAAAACTATTCTTCTTGAAATATTTTACTTACAGGCATGTCTTCATAAATTCTTCTTATAGCTTCAGCAAATATCGGAGCAACTGATAAAACCTTTATCTTATCAATTCTCTTATCCCCCTCTATTGGAATAGTATTCAAAATAACTACTTCCTTTAATGGTGAATTTTCAAGTCTTTCTATTGCAGGACCTGATAAAACCCCATGTGTGCAGCAAGCTGAGACTTCTTTTGCTCCCATCTTAACTAATGCTTCAGCTGCATTTACAATTGAACCTGCCGTATCAATCATATCATCAACTAATATAGCTTTTTTACCTTTAACATCACCAATAATACTCATAACTTCTGAAACATTAGGTTTAGGTCTTCTTTTATCAATTATGGCAATTGGTGCATGAAGTTTCTCTGCAAACTTTCTTGTCCTTTTAACTCCACCTATATCCGGTGAAACCACTATTAAATCATCTGTATTCGAATTTTGATTTATAAAGTACTTAGCTAAAATCGGTACTCCTTCTAAATGATCCACTGGTATATCAAAAAATCCTTGAATTTGTGGTGCATGAAGATCCATAGTGAGTACCCTATCTGCACCTGCTGTATGTATTAAATCTGCCATTAACTTTGCTGTAATAGGTTGTCTTGCCTTTGCTTTTCTATCCTGCCTTGCATAAGCATAATTAGGAATTACAGCTGTTATTCTTCCTGCAGAAGCTCTTTTAAAAGCATCTAACATAATTAAAAGTTCCATTATACTATCATTAACAGGTTCACATAAAGTTTGAATTAAAAATAAATCTGTACCTCTAACTGTCTCATTGATATCAACCGCTGTCTCTCCATTGCTGAACTTTCCTACTCTTGAATCTCCAACTTGAACGCCAATTATATCAGCTATTTCTTCTGCCAAACTTGGATAAGAGTTTCCTGTGAATATTTTTATATTTTTACCGTGGTTTATCATTTAACCTTAGTCCCCCTAATTTATTTTAGTAATCCTTTTTTATCAACCCATCCTTCTTTTACTACTTGTTTCGCCCTTGCAATAGCAAGTGATCCCTCTGGAACCTTATTTGTTATAGTTGAACCTGCTGCTATATAAGTATTATCTTCCACTGTTACTGGTGAAACTAAATTAGTGTTGCATCCTATAAAGGATTTATTTCCTATAACAGTTTTATGTTTATCCTTGCCATCGTAATTTACTACTACTGTACCACATCCAAAGTTACAGCCTTCACCAACTTCAGCATCTCCGATATATGTTAGATGAGAAACCTTTGTATTATTTCCAATAGTAGATTTCTTTATCTCAACAAAATCTCCGATCCTAACCTTATTTCCTATATTACTTTCTGGTCTTATATACGCAAAAGGACCAACTGTTGTATCCTCTCCAACCTTACTTTCAAGTATTACAGAACTTTGAACTGTAACGTTCTTTCCGATTACACTGTCCTCTATTCTTGAATTAGGATACAAAACGCAGCCTGTTTTTATAACTGTTTTTCCCTGAAGGACATTGCCTGGATATATTATTGTATCACTCTCTATCTCAACGTCAGCACCTATGTAAGTGTTATCAGGATCTATTAATGTACTTCCGTTTTCCATATGTTTTTCATTTATTCTTTTTTGCATAACCTTGCCAACCTGACAAAGCTGAAGTCTTGAATTAACGCCTAAAATTTCTTCAAAAGGAACTGATATAGCACCTATTTTAGCGCCCTCTTCTTCAAGAATTCCAATAACATCAGTTAGGTAGTATTCGCCTTGAACATTGTTGTTATTTAATTTATCTAGGCTTTCAAGTAAGCTTTTTATATCAAAACAATACATTGCTGAATTTATCTCTTTAACCTTAAGCTCATCCTCTGTACAATCCTTATGCTCTACTATCTTTTTTACCGAACCGTCTACATTTCTTATTATCCTTCCATATCCTTCAGGATTATCTATAAGAGCTGTAATAATAGTTGCCTTATATCCGCCTTTTTCATGAAAATCAATTAAATTCTTTACGGTATCCTCTGTTATAAGAGGCGCATCTCCAGTAAAAATAGCTACAACTCCATCCTTGCCTCTAAGAAAATCCTCAGCACATTTAACTGCATGTCCTGTTCCCAATTGCTCACTCTGTAAAGAATAGCTTATATTTTTTTTAGATGTGGCCTCTCTTACTAATTCTGCTCCCTTACCTATAACCACATTCACATCTTGAAGTTCTGATTTTCTCATAGTATCTATTACATGGTTCACCATTTCCTTATCGCATACCTTATGAAGTACCTTTGGCAAATCTGATTTCATCCTCTTGCCTTTACCTGCAGCTAATATCAAAGCACATTTATACATAATTAAATACGTTATCTAAAATAAAACTTCTAGAATAACGCCTTTCAACTCCCTTCTGTTTGCATAACTAACTATCCTAAAAGATAACTACTTAGCTTTATTTTATTATATTTTATTAAAGATACAATTTCAATATTCTCACTATGTTTTAATTCATCCCTACTTAAAACAATGATTATTTAAATTTTATACTTAACTTGAAAAAAATCCATTAATAAACAATATATGTTTACGCAAAATAAAAAGGAGCTAATAAACTCCTTTTTACTTTATTCCTCTGTCTCTGTTTTTGTTTCTTCTTCATTTTTAACTTTTTCATACTCTGCTAATATAGCACTTTGAATCTTTTCTCTTGTAGCTGTATTTATTGGATGAGCTATATCCTTAAACTCACCATCTGGTGTCTTTCTACTAGGCATAGCAATAAATAAGCCGTTTTGTCCTTCAATAACTTTTATATCATGAACGACAAATTCATTATCAAAAGTTACTGATACTATAGCTTTCATTTTCCCTTCTGATGTTATTTTCCTTATCCTTACATCTGTAATTTGCATACAATACACCTCCAAGATGCTCACATTTTAGAATAAATTATATCTACTCTTTATATTCTTTATATTTTATAATAATCCTTCTGAAATTTAAAAAAATTATTAAACTTTTTAAATTTCGTATTATTTTTTAACAGATTGAAGGAACGACGATAGCTGATCCATCATCACCTATTCCATTAAAATCCAATATAGAGTAATAATCATGAACTAACTTTTCTGGATTTTCCTTATTATCTACAAGAACACCTATACCTAAAAGTTCACTTTCAAATTCTTT is from Clostridium acetobutylicum ATCC 824 and encodes:
- the mfd gene encoding transcription-repair coupling factor — encoded protein: MRLDGLMHPLKGSNKFQDAIYKIKSNEFPMELSGISESGKSYLISGLYEELDNPFLVITDSDSEAKKIYEDLLFYTQSVYYLPTKEVVFYNIYAVSGDLRWERLKVIRKMMSRGKKIIVTSVENLAAVYLPVELYKEYTFKLTLGDTVEAKELQKKLVQCGYEHVESVDAKGQFSIRGGIVDIYSPIDDVPYRIEFFGDEIESIRSFNTESQRSIEKVNKIEVFPAKEIILTDEALNKGYEAIKDELNQSLDRLKGNNEESYNKLKETMEYNLEALKERAGFETIDTFIPYFYDNTSSFFDYLKNSIIFVDNYERCKGKIDSVYCEFEQNYENFLERGDILPKQGNIIVSKENIYEILKTEKRINLESIGRAANNNFRTGIAFEEITLSSYQGQMDLLINDIKELKEEKYRTVILCGTKSKGQRLVETLGDRGIESVYKDSILNVDYGEVVISPGSQLRGFRYPEIRLCVISDKEIFGTAKKKKEKRKNKKGVGKIKSFTELKPGDYIVHVNHGIGVFKGIKQLEVQGHKKDYLELSYAVDDKLYVPVEQLDLVQKYIGSEGKVPKVNKLGSSEWTKAKNKVRKSINEIAEELVKLYAVRTTVNGFKYSKDTVWQKQFEEEFPYNETQDQLLAIDEIKNDMESGKVMDRLICGDVGYGKTEVAIRAAFKTVMDGKQVAFLVPTTILAEQHYNNFKKRFKDFPVEVDMVSRFRSQAQQKATFKALKEGNIDIIIGTHRILNKEITFKDLGLLIIDEEQRFGVSHKEKLKKFKKNIDVLTLSATPIPRTLHMSLTGVRDISVIETPPEERYPVQTYVVEYNDQLIRDAIMREIGRDGQVFFVYNKVESIKEMAANLGKLIPEARIAIAHGQMSERELEKVMIDFMEGNYDILLCTTIIETGIDIQNVNTLIIYNADKMGLSQLYQLRGRVGRTNRMAYAYFTYKKDKILTEVAEKRLKAIKEFTQLGSGFKIAMRDLEIRGAGNIMGSAQHGHMATIGYDLYCRMLEDTIKEIKGEIQNEPVETTVDLKVDAYIPSLYIEDETLKISIYKKIAAIDSYEEMMDVKEELEDRFSSIPQSVNNLMTIAYLRSIGRQLGILEIKDKMTQLEIKFESNDRVNKKLINGLLKNYSKSILFKMGDNPVILYNLKDVKREDMLENLQKFLKYMKSLVETN
- the pth gene encoding aminoacyl-tRNA hydrolase → MFLIVGLGNPGLKYEHTRHNMGFDAIENIAAKHNISIDKKGFKGLYGKGIIDGEKVILLKPYTYMNLSGESVVEAANYYKINKENIVVIYDDISLDVGKIRIRTKGSAGGHNGIKNIVLHLSSEEFPRVKVGVGEPTENLVNYVLGKFSQDERKKIEEVLNIVTEAVECMVVDGVQNAMNKFNGLKL
- the spoVT gene encoding stage V sporulation protein T; amino-acid sequence: MKATGIVRRIDDLGRVVIPKEIRRTLRIREGDPLEIFTDREGGVILKKYSPINELSDFSKEYAESLNASIGHTVIICDRDGIIAVSGGAKKEYNDKRISNEIETVMDQRKTFNMSKEGKSIPVYDGDDSLDKYKAQIISPILAEGDAVGAVIIFSSDEGVQFGDLETKMAETAASFLGKQMEQ
- a CDS encoding S1C family serine protease translates to MNNSNGNEGNINFRSRNKLRLNKVLKFISFITISALSGAITATYVVNTRYYELAEKSNTPMFQEKKSVIGNSSVPTNSVNKVSEEVGPSIVGIINSNDAGSDGEEQTISSGIIFKSDGYIVTNYHLINGANKVLVRLSNAKAGKEIEASLVGFDSASDIAIIKVNSHNLPTAIFGDSSKVRAGDLAIAIGSSLGNEASGSVTAGIVSSANRNLKLQDDANTQGSSYKVLQTDASINQINSGGALCNEKGEVIGVNSSKIGSQYNSEGMGFAISINQVKDIIDQIMKNGKVIKPFVGIVGGDIKVRSQDNMKGVYVKEVVPGSGAAKAGLRPSDIILELNGQRILSTNDIGSIVSSSKIGDKVPCKVNRNGKIVKIQITLTENMSKDD
- a CDS encoding peptidylprolyl isomerase is translated as MKSAKQIATALLVGMFTFSAVGCSMVEKRPEAINSKVVATIYGNQTITRGEIDKLAKGTVEQLKSQYGDSYEKNEEAVAALKKQKEQILTSLIDQKIFLKKAKDQKITLTKDEIKTNVDDVYAQYQQEFKTESEFKSQLSQYGYTVAEFKDQLKNRAISNKLIQQVVKDVKVSDDEAKKYYDSHKNSYTQSPNTVHLAHILVKTEKEAKAVKARIDKGEDFATVAKQVSTDGSKEKGGDLGDIQENDSNYDKTFMAAALKLNDNQVSAPVHTQFGWHVIKCIKKTEYPVKDFNSVKDDIKQTVLSTKQKSVYQKTLKKWESQANIDKNEKNLM